A genomic window from Diospyros lotus cultivar Yz01 chromosome 2, ASM1463336v1, whole genome shotgun sequence includes:
- the LOC127795469 gene encoding dof zinc finger protein DOF1.4-like, with the protein MGLSKRQVSGDCGLDWRALELPAKRSQRPEPLTCPRCGSTNTKFCYYNNYNKSQPRHFCKACKRHWTEGGTLRNVPVGGGRKNKRLKPLTTSSSSSPSAGGGNIWIYSTQMSEIFSQPWIRPSAASPSQLHSIDGMNSFIKAKSFAGDSGNYVLDSTLPVLESQNLHPFASSSSSGSLKINPSAISEAWQVPATSNTLMDTLNYWNWDDINRLASADQLNIPWDHPKA; encoded by the coding sequence ATGGGTTTGAGCAAGAGACAGGTTTCTGGCGATTGTGGGCTCGATTGGCGAGCTCTGGAGCTGCCGGCGAAGAGGTCGCAGCGGCCGGAGCCCTTGACATGCCCCAGATGCGGCTCCACCAACACCAAGTTCTGCTACTACAACAACTACAACAAGTCTCAGCCCCGCCATTTCTGTAAGGCTTGCAAGAGGCACTGGACCGAAGGCGGTACTCTCCGCAACGTTCCCGTCGGCGGCGGCCGGAAGAACAAGCGGCTCAAACCCTTAaccacctcctcctcctcctccccctccGCCGGCGGCGGAAATATTTGGATCTACTCAACCCAAATGTCTGAAATCTTTTCCCAGCCTTGGATTCGTCCATCAGCGGCTTCGCCGTCTCAACTTCACTCCATTGATGGTATGAACAGTTTCATAAAAGCGAAAAGCTTCGCCGGCGACAGTGGTAATTACGTTCTGGATTCAACTCTTCCGGTGCTCGAAAGCCAGAACCTGCATCCATTCGCGTCGTCGTCGAGCTCGGGCTCTTTGAAAATCAATCCATCTGCAATTTCGGAGGCATGGCAAGTTCCGGCCACAAGCAATACTCTCATGGACACGTTAAACTACTGGAATTGGGACGATATTAACAGACTGGCTTCGGCTGATCAGCTCAACATACCATGGGATCATCCTAAAGCCTAA